From a single Fulvivirga ulvae genomic region:
- a CDS encoding carboxymuconolactone decarboxylase family protein, which yields MERISYQELPQGVFTGMLKTEEHLRQCGISTKELELMRYRTSQINNCAYCLDMHFKEATHAGESPLRLYSVSAWRETPYYSEREQAMLALAEALTLLPEKGVHEDLYEELRKHFSKEEIANLTLAVAQINAWNRVATCFRFTPGNYKVGQH from the coding sequence ATGGAAAGAATTTCGTATCAGGAATTGCCGCAGGGTGTTTTTACCGGGATGTTAAAAACTGAGGAGCATTTACGTCAATGTGGAATAAGCACTAAAGAGCTGGAGCTTATGCGTTACAGAACTTCGCAGATCAACAACTGTGCTTACTGTCTGGATATGCACTTTAAAGAGGCTACCCATGCAGGGGAATCGCCTCTCAGGCTATATTCAGTTTCTGCCTGGCGTGAGACACCGTACTACTCTGAAAGGGAACAAGCCATGCTGGCTTTGGCTGAAGCATTGACACTGCTGCCAGAGAAAGGGGTACATGAAGACTTGTATGAGGAACTTCGTAAACACTTTTCAAAAGAAGAGATTGCGAACTTAACCCTGGCAGTTGCTCAGATCAATGCATGGAACAGGGTGGCTACCTGCTTCAGGTTTACTCCAGGAAATTACAAAGTAGGACAACATTAA
- a CDS encoding RNA recognition motif domain-containing protein: MNIFVAKLNYRTTSEELQRQFEAFGEVTSAKVIFDRETQRSKGFGFVEMPDDDAAREAIQSLNETEFDGRTIVVKEARPKTESY, encoded by the coding sequence ATGAACATTTTTGTAGCAAAGCTAAACTACCGAACCACCAGCGAAGAACTCCAAAGACAATTTGAAGCATTTGGTGAAGTCACTTCTGCCAAAGTTATTTTTGACAGAGAAACACAACGATCTAAAGGTTTTGGATTTGTTGAAATGCCTGACGATGATGCAGCCAGAGAGGCCATCCAGTCACTCAACGAAACAGAATTTGACGGACGAACTATCGTTGTTAAAGAAGCGAGACCGAAGACTGAAAGTTATTAA
- a CDS encoding tetratricopeptide repeat-containing sensor histidine kinase: MISAQDQHKADSLINLMNNGKIMPDSTKFEVLRGIFINQTDPDLKLHYAYKAYKMAVEADNLLWLYKSTLNIGHAHKKKGDLQKALDALLKSLEFAGEMKDGGREAIAYSAIGSVYRVQGNFTLSLKYYNLAIIKLREKKDYRNLAKSLMNTGELYRVNHQMDSALIYFTEAGELFDKINYRIGKAYNLGNIGLIYAEQGKNALAEQNINEAVRILKELGDIYAISVYDTYMADIYKDKGDYIRALEYANRSHMEAVKGGLKEQIRDASLKLSELYSDLKDYERAFGFQSQYIVYRDSINNEATIRKMADLRTEFEVSQKQAEVDLLNEQKRNQQIIGIGLTIVILLVGALAFMFYKNSKQRQHTNQILSEQKEEIEAQRDQLDELNQSKDKFFSIISHDLRGPVHAFKGMSRLIKMYIDQNCIDELAELNQHFDKSVDQLSTLLDDLLDWAVSQQGKVPYSPEEVSLHDLSEDIMGLFHNMAQAKKINLTTSIPEDIQLWVDSNSLRTILRNLVNNALKFTEEGGSVTLFAGKDGDMAALHVADTGRGIPQVQLESLFKLGGHKRSWGTEGEKGLGLGLQLVYSFSEMNGGSITVESEEGVGTTFTIHMPLFQPTPIPDAMAPSPA; the protein is encoded by the coding sequence ATGATTTCAGCGCAAGACCAGCATAAGGCAGACAGTCTTATTAACCTGATGAATAACGGTAAAATCATGCCTGACTCTACAAAATTTGAAGTTCTTAGAGGAATTTTTATTAATCAGACAGACCCTGATTTAAAGTTGCACTATGCTTACAAAGCATATAAAATGGCTGTTGAAGCTGACAATCTGCTTTGGTTATATAAAAGCACATTAAATATTGGCCACGCTCATAAGAAAAAAGGAGATCTTCAAAAGGCTTTAGATGCACTATTAAAATCTCTGGAATTTGCAGGGGAAATGAAGGACGGTGGACGTGAGGCTATTGCATATAGTGCTATAGGAAGCGTGTACAGGGTTCAGGGGAATTTTACCTTATCTTTAAAGTATTACAATTTGGCTATAATTAAGCTGAGAGAGAAAAAGGACTATAGAAACCTGGCCAAAAGCTTAATGAACACCGGAGAACTATACAGAGTCAACCATCAAATGGATTCGGCATTGATATATTTTACGGAAGCCGGTGAACTTTTTGATAAAATTAATTACAGAATTGGAAAAGCTTACAATCTGGGTAACATTGGCCTTATCTATGCAGAACAAGGAAAAAATGCTCTTGCTGAACAAAATATCAATGAAGCGGTCAGAATACTGAAAGAACTGGGAGATATTTATGCCATATCGGTTTACGATACCTATATGGCAGATATATACAAAGATAAAGGGGATTATATAAGAGCGCTGGAATATGCCAACCGAAGTCATATGGAGGCTGTAAAGGGTGGGCTTAAAGAGCAGATAAGAGATGCCTCTCTTAAACTTTCAGAGCTCTATAGTGATCTTAAAGACTATGAAAGAGCTTTCGGTTTTCAAAGTCAATATATAGTCTACCGAGATAGCATCAATAATGAAGCAACGATTCGTAAAATGGCCGATCTGAGGACGGAGTTTGAGGTGTCTCAGAAGCAGGCAGAGGTCGATCTGCTGAATGAACAAAAGCGTAACCAACAAATTATTGGCATCGGACTTACCATTGTAATTTTATTGGTAGGAGCTTTAGCCTTTATGTTTTACAAAAATAGTAAACAGAGACAGCACACAAACCAGATACTTAGCGAACAGAAAGAGGAGATTGAAGCCCAAAGGGATCAACTGGACGAGCTTAACCAATCAAAAGATAAGTTCTTTTCCATTATTTCCCATGACCTGCGTGGGCCGGTGCATGCTTTTAAGGGGATGTCACGGCTTATCAAAATGTACATCGACCAGAATTGCATAGATGAGCTGGCTGAACTTAATCAGCATTTTGATAAATCAGTTGATCAACTGTCAACATTGCTGGACGATTTGCTGGATTGGGCGGTTTCGCAGCAAGGTAAGGTGCCCTACAGTCCGGAGGAGGTTAGTCTTCACGATCTTTCCGAAGATATTATGGGGCTGTTTCATAATATGGCTCAGGCTAAGAAAATTAATTTAACTACCAGTATACCTGAAGATATTCAGCTCTGGGTCGATAGTAACAGTTTGAGGACAATACTGAGGAACCTGGTAAACAATGCATTGAAATTCACCGAAGAAGGCGGTTCAGTAACATTGTTTGCTGGAAAAGATGGAGACATGGCGGCACTGCACGTGGCAGATACGGGAAGAGGTATCCCCCAGGTCCAATTGGAAAGCCTTTTCAAATTAGGAGGACATAAGAGGTCATGGGGAACAGAGGGAGAAAAAGGGCTCGGTCTGGGATTACAGCTGGTTTATTCTTTCTCTGAAATGAATGGTGGTAGTATTACTGTCGAAAGTGAAGAAGGTGTGGGAACCACTTTTACCATACACATGCCTTTGTTTCAACCAACACCTATTCCTGATGCAATGGCTCCAAGCCCCGCTTAG
- a CDS encoding YceI family protein, which produces MKKVSLLSALVLAAGMSFAQTNWGIDAAHSNIGFTVSHMVISETEGNFKEFDATVTSSKEDFDGAAVVFTAKVASIDTDNQKRDEHLKGEDFFNAEKYPEIKFDGKIKKSGSKYQLVGDFTMRGVTKKVTFDVKYNGTVKDPWGNIKSGFKINGTVNRQEYGLKWGALTEAGGAVVGDEVNIICNVELQKKG; this is translated from the coding sequence ATGAAAAAAGTAAGTCTTTTATCAGCCTTAGTACTAGCTGCTGGTATGTCATTTGCCCAAACTAATTGGGGAATTGATGCAGCACATTCAAACATCGGCTTTACTGTAAGCCATATGGTAATTTCTGAAACGGAAGGAAATTTCAAAGAATTTGATGCTACAGTGACTAGCAGCAAAGAAGATTTTGACGGAGCAGCAGTTGTATTTACAGCAAAGGTTGCCTCTATTGATACCGACAATCAAAAAAGGGATGAGCATTTGAAGGGAGAAGATTTTTTCAATGCGGAAAAATATCCTGAAATCAAATTTGACGGAAAAATCAAAAAATCAGGTTCAAAGTACCAGTTAGTGGGAGACTTCACCATGAGAGGTGTAACCAAGAAGGTGACTTTTGATGTTAAATATAATGGAACCGTTAAAGATCCATGGGGAAACATCAAATCAGGATTTAAAATAAACGGTACTGTAAATCGTCAGGAGTATGGTTTGAAATGGGGAGCATTAACTGAAGCAGGCGGTGCAGTGGTTGGCGATGAAGTCAATATCATCTGTAATGTTGAGTTACAGAAAAAAGGTTAG
- a CDS encoding formate--tetrahydrofolate ligase, translating to MSTSVKRKPGTDLEIAQSADLRHIRDIAASVGIAEDSLEMYGKYKAKLPLDLIDEKKVAQSNLILVTAMTPTPAGEGKTTTSIGLTEGLNQIGKSTTVVLREPSLGPVFGMKGGAAGGGYSQVVPMEDINLHFTGDFAAIEKANNLLAAMIDNNIQNSKNNLGIDPRTVEWKRVMDMNDRSLRNIVTGMGGKAGGMMQETGFNITAASEIMAILCLAKDMDDLKAKIGNIYIGDTYAGEAVFARDIKAEGAMAVLLKDAIKPNLVQTLEGNPAILHGGPFANIAQGTNSVIATKMGMSLSDYVVTEAGFGADLGAEKFLNIKCGYSGLSPKTIVVVATIRALKYHGGHPLATLKEPDTVSLSKGLLNLEKHLENTKIYGVPAVVAINRFISDTDEEINIVKQRCEALGIRVALCEGWEYGGEGTKALAEQVVASVESFKGKYKPVYDWSWSVKEKIEAVARKIYGARDVEFLPKAKQNLKKIERIGLNDKPICIAKTQNSFSDDPKWLGRPENFTLTVREIEIAAGAGFCIPVTGNMLRMPGLPALPAAEGMDIDNNGKITGLS from the coding sequence ATGAGTACTTCTGTAAAAAGAAAGCCCGGAACCGACCTTGAAATAGCCCAATCAGCAGATCTCCGTCATATTCGTGATATAGCGGCGTCAGTAGGAATAGCTGAAGATAGCCTGGAGATGTATGGCAAATATAAAGCAAAACTGCCTTTGGACCTGATCGATGAAAAGAAAGTTGCCCAGAGCAACCTTATACTGGTCACTGCCATGACGCCTACTCCGGCTGGTGAGGGTAAAACCACTACTTCCATTGGATTAACCGAAGGTTTGAACCAAATAGGTAAGTCAACTACAGTGGTGCTTCGGGAGCCATCGCTTGGCCCTGTATTTGGTATGAAAGGTGGTGCCGCCGGAGGAGGTTACTCCCAGGTTGTACCTATGGAGGATATTAACCTTCATTTTACGGGTGATTTTGCAGCTATAGAAAAGGCCAACAATTTGCTGGCAGCTATGATTGACAACAATATTCAAAATTCCAAAAACAATCTGGGTATTGATCCGCGTACAGTGGAGTGGAAACGAGTGATGGATATGAACGACCGGTCGTTGCGCAATATAGTCACCGGCATGGGAGGCAAGGCAGGAGGCATGATGCAGGAAACAGGTTTTAACATTACAGCAGCCTCCGAAATAATGGCAATACTGTGCCTGGCAAAGGACATGGATGACCTGAAGGCTAAGATCGGTAACATATATATTGGAGATACCTATGCAGGAGAGGCCGTGTTTGCCAGAGATATTAAGGCTGAAGGGGCAATGGCCGTTTTGTTGAAAGACGCCATTAAGCCTAACCTGGTTCAGACCCTTGAAGGTAACCCGGCTATTCTCCATGGGGGGCCTTTTGCCAATATAGCACAAGGTACAAATTCTGTGATAGCTACTAAAATGGGTATGTCCTTATCAGACTATGTGGTAACCGAAGCCGGCTTCGGTGCGGATCTGGGTGCTGAGAAATTTCTGAATATCAAATGTGGTTATTCAGGGCTTTCTCCCAAAACCATAGTGGTAGTAGCTACCATACGTGCATTGAAATATCATGGAGGCCACCCGCTGGCAACCTTAAAGGAGCCGGATACCGTCAGCCTGTCCAAGGGCTTGCTTAACCTTGAAAAGCACCTTGAAAACACTAAAATATATGGAGTGCCGGCTGTAGTTGCCATCAACAGATTTATCAGCGATACTGATGAAGAGATCAATATTGTAAAGCAGCGTTGTGAAGCTTTGGGGATCCGTGTTGCCCTGTGCGAAGGCTGGGAGTATGGAGGAGAAGGTACCAAAGCATTGGCAGAGCAGGTTGTGGCATCGGTGGAGTCATTTAAAGGAAAATATAAACCCGTCTACGACTGGAGCTGGAGCGTGAAGGAGAAGATCGAGGCGGTGGCACGAAAGATCTATGGCGCCCGTGATGTGGAATTTTTGCCTAAAGCAAAGCAGAATCTGAAGAAAATTGAGAGAATAGGGCTGAATGATAAACCTATTTGTATAGCCAAAACACAAAACTCATTTAGCGATGATCCTAAGTGGCTCGGCCGGCCGGAAAACTTTACGCTTACGGTAAGGGAAATAGAAATTGCGGCAGGAGCAGGGTTTTGCATACCTGTAACAGGCAATATGTTGCGCATGCCGGGACTACCGGCACTACCTGCAGCCGAGGGTATGGATATAGACAATAATGGTAAGATCACCGGGTTAAGCTAA
- a CDS encoding S41 family peptidase, protein MLKINRSILLLLTVLIGFSSCKDDDASLTPEEQLKIDTNNWLYDIMKEVYYWTDEIPADVDKTQEPEDLFYELLYQGDRFSVIVPNYEELINSLSGVSKDAGYEFALARVEDSNDVVAIVLYVKDNSSAKSIGLKRGDVIYQINGTTITLSNYQTLVPEIYNNHSISYRRYNDLISSYEDKGTANLTAVVLAENPNLMDTVFTIGDRKIGYYVYNFFSPGPTDAKAYDAEMDQIIASFKSAGVNEMILDLRYNSGGSVSSATNLASLLAPGISTSSIFYQNQWNDLYQNYIESQPDGDDILRGKFLSKADNIGSDIGGRLYVLTGSRTASASELIINGLDPYMDVTIIGDTTVGKNVGSIPIEDQDNEDNEYGILPIVFKIFNSEMYSGYDNGFSPLGDNLVNDFQYPMKALGDIEEPLLARAIELIQGSSTGGRQARATGEGFTPIMTSVDKKQRTNRLILDRPLK, encoded by the coding sequence ATGCTAAAGATTAACCGCTCGATTCTTCTGTTATTAACTGTCCTGATCGGCTTCTCAAGCTGTAAAGATGACGATGCCTCTTTAACTCCTGAAGAACAGTTAAAAATAGATACTAACAACTGGCTCTACGATATTATGAAAGAGGTTTACTACTGGACTGACGAAATTCCTGCCGATGTGGACAAAACCCAGGAACCCGAAGATCTTTTTTATGAGCTTCTGTATCAGGGAGACAGGTTCTCTGTTATTGTACCCAACTATGAAGAGCTTATCAACTCACTGAGCGGTGTAAGCAAAGATGCCGGCTATGAATTTGCCCTGGCCAGGGTCGAGGACAGCAATGATGTTGTGGCCATTGTGTTATATGTCAAAGACAATTCATCAGCCAAAAGCATAGGACTGAAAAGAGGAGACGTGATCTATCAAATCAATGGTACAACCATCACTTTATCAAATTATCAAACACTGGTCCCTGAAATTTACAATAACCATTCTATCAGCTACAGAAGGTACAATGACCTGATAAGCAGCTACGAAGATAAGGGAACAGCCAACCTTACCGCAGTGGTTTTGGCTGAAAACCCTAACCTGATGGACACAGTATTTACCATCGGCGACAGGAAAATAGGTTACTATGTATATAACTTTTTCTCTCCAGGACCGACCGACGCAAAAGCATATGATGCCGAAATGGATCAGATTATAGCCAGTTTTAAAAGTGCCGGTGTCAACGAAATGATCCTTGACCTGAGGTACAACAGTGGTGGCTCAGTATCATCTGCCACTAACCTGGCCAGTCTTCTGGCCCCGGGTATCAGTACCTCAAGCATTTTCTATCAGAACCAGTGGAACGATCTGTACCAAAACTACATAGAGAGCCAACCTGATGGTGACGACATCCTGAGGGGGAAATTTTTAAGTAAAGCAGATAATATAGGAAGCGACATAGGGGGCCGGCTGTATGTACTCACCGGCTCAAGAACCGCTTCTGCCAGCGAACTGATCATTAACGGACTTGATCCTTATATGGATGTTACTATCATTGGTGATACTACGGTAGGGAAAAATGTAGGTTCTATTCCTATTGAAGATCAGGATAATGAAGATAATGAGTATGGCATACTTCCTATAGTATTTAAGATCTTCAATAGTGAGATGTACTCAGGTTATGACAATGGATTTTCTCCTTTGGGAGACAACCTGGTCAACGACTTCCAATATCCCATGAAGGCTCTGGGCGATATCGAAGAACCATTGCTGGCGCGTGCAATAGAACTGATCCAGGGCTCAAGCACAGGCGGGCGTCAGGCCAGGGCTACAGGCGAAGGATTTACCCCAATTATGACTTCAGTGGATAAAAAGCAACGAACAAACAGGCTGATCCTTGACAGGCCTCTGAAATAA
- the fdhD gene encoding formate dehydrogenase accessory sulfurtransferase FdhD, with translation MNRVGKAEILKIGEGTPELKPDLIAVEEPLEIRIGFGEESQREQRSISVTMRTPGHDFELALGFLFTENIISDHDEVVSIRYCYDAGKQEERENVVRVELSPAVKIDFKKIERHFYTSSSCGVCSKTSIDAVKTGCPVLNSDLRIDENIIHQAPATLRHEQQVFEYTGGLHAAGLFNEKGDLIIMREDVGRHNALDKLVGAALVKQMVPLSDYFVLVSGRASFELVQKSLMAGIPLMAAVGAPSSLAVALAEDFNMTLLGFVRNQSFNVYCGRERLTYENKN, from the coding sequence ATGAACAGGGTAGGTAAAGCAGAAATACTAAAGATAGGGGAGGGTACTCCAGAATTGAAGCCGGACCTGATAGCTGTTGAAGAGCCGCTTGAGATTCGGATAGGGTTTGGGGAAGAAAGCCAACGGGAGCAACGTAGCATCTCGGTTACAATGAGGACGCCCGGACATGATTTTGAGCTGGCGCTGGGTTTTCTGTTTACTGAAAATATTATATCCGATCATGATGAAGTAGTAAGCATCCGCTATTGCTATGATGCCGGCAAACAGGAAGAACGGGAAAATGTGGTGCGTGTGGAACTGTCACCGGCCGTGAAAATCGATTTTAAAAAGATTGAGAGACATTTTTACACCTCATCCAGCTGTGGTGTGTGCAGTAAAACATCAATAGATGCAGTAAAAACCGGTTGTCCGGTATTGAATTCTGATCTGCGGATTGATGAAAATATTATTCACCAGGCTCCGGCCACGCTGCGCCATGAACAGCAGGTATTTGAATACACCGGAGGCTTACATGCTGCCGGGCTATTTAATGAAAAAGGAGATCTGATCATCATGAGAGAAGATGTTGGCAGGCACAATGCCCTTGATAAACTTGTAGGGGCGGCTTTGGTGAAACAGATGGTGCCCCTGTCTGATTACTTTGTATTGGTAAGTGGAAGGGCAAGTTTTGAATTGGTACAAAAGTCGCTAATGGCGGGCATACCCTTGATGGCTGCAGTTGGAGCGCCCTCAAGTCTGGCGGTGGCCCTGGCAGAAGATTTTAATATGACCTTACTGGGGTTTGTCAGAAACCAAAGCTTTAATGTATATTGTGGAAGAGAAAGACTGACCTATGAAAATAAGAATTAA
- a CDS encoding tRNA1(Val) (adenine(37)-N6)-methyltransferase gives MKRRKGQFDFKQFSIRQEFSAMKVGTDGVLLGAWANIAGSARILDIGTGTGLIALMLAQRNPSAVIDSIEIDKESAIEASGNVSRSPWADRVKVLHESIQNFSSDTSATYDLIVSNPPFFNAGTPSPAAGRHQARHTSQLSQRDLVLATAKLLSNHGRFCVILPVTESEQFISTAAGSKLWPGRKTIFFPKARKHAERHLIEFSRKNTAYKEDRLVQYDEHGEWTDDYKNLTRDFHIKL, from the coding sequence GTGAAAAGAAGAAAGGGACAATTCGATTTCAAGCAGTTTAGTATCAGACAGGAGTTCAGTGCTATGAAGGTAGGGACTGATGGAGTGCTGTTAGGAGCCTGGGCCAACATTGCAGGCTCAGCAAGGATTCTGGACATTGGCACCGGTACCGGATTAATTGCCCTGATGTTAGCCCAGCGGAATCCTAGTGCTGTTATTGATTCCATTGAAATTGATAAGGAATCTGCAATAGAGGCATCAGGCAATGTAAGCCGTAGTCCCTGGGCAGACAGGGTAAAGGTGCTTCATGAGAGTATTCAAAACTTCAGCAGTGACACATCGGCTACCTACGACCTTATAGTCTCCAATCCGCCATTCTTCAATGCGGGTACACCCTCACCAGCTGCCGGCAGGCACCAGGCCAGGCATACCAGTCAGCTATCTCAACGGGATCTTGTGCTGGCTACTGCAAAACTACTTTCAAACCACGGCAGGTTTTGTGTTATCCTGCCAGTCACTGAGAGTGAGCAATTTATTAGTACAGCTGCGGGCAGCAAATTATGGCCGGGCCGTAAAACTATCTTTTTTCCTAAAGCCCGCAAGCACGCTGAACGCCACCTGATCGAATTCTCCAGAAAAAATACTGCTTACAAAGAAGACCGGCTGGTTCAGTACGATGAGCATGGTGAATGGACCGATGATTATAAAAACCTGACAAGGGATTTTCATATTAAGCTATGA
- a CDS encoding DUF7009 family protein, with the protein MKIRIKGNTLRFRLSQSEVEELKNEGRTSDSIDFGPRKLIYTLQVTDQPEVTASYDADFIMVNIPSEISEKWVNTNQVGFDAEQPLNEGDKLYILVEKDFQCLNPRRGEDESDLFDNPQNDTC; encoded by the coding sequence ATGAAAATAAGAATTAAGGGCAATACACTGAGGTTTAGGCTCTCGCAGAGTGAAGTTGAAGAATTGAAGAATGAAGGCAGGACCAGTGATAGTATTGACTTCGGTCCCCGTAAACTCATTTATACACTGCAGGTGACGGATCAGCCTGAGGTTACCGCCAGCTATGATGCTGATTTTATCATGGTCAATATACCCTCGGAGATTTCTGAAAAATGGGTAAACACCAATCAGGTGGGATTTGATGCAGAACAGCCATTGAACGAAGGGGATAAGCTGTATATTTTGGTGGAAAAGGACTTTCAGTGTCTTAACCCAAGACGAGGAGAAGATGAAAGTGACCTTTTTGATAATCCTCAAAACGATACCTGCTAA
- a CDS encoding MarR family winged helix-turn-helix transcriptional regulator — protein MKFEEEIQQKKFKSEKQKATLNLIFTSGWLVNKHKEFFKPFGITNQQYNVLRILRGQHPKSISTCGIKERMLDRNSDVSRIVDRLTLKGWVSKETCPNDRRLVDVMITDEGLTLLKKMDIAVDKLDHEMGNLSEKDAGLLNELLDRIRD, from the coding sequence ATGAAATTTGAAGAAGAAATACAGCAGAAGAAATTCAAAAGTGAGAAACAGAAGGCCACGTTAAACCTGATTTTCACATCCGGGTGGCTGGTTAATAAACATAAAGAGTTTTTTAAGCCTTTCGGCATTACCAATCAACAATACAATGTGCTCCGCATTTTGCGCGGTCAACACCCTAAATCCATATCCACATGTGGCATCAAAGAACGCATGCTGGACAGAAATTCTGACGTTTCAAGAATAGTAGATCGTCTTACTTTGAAAGGTTGGGTGAGCAAGGAAACCTGCCCTAACGACCGCCGCCTTGTGGATGTTATGATCACCGATGAAGGCCTGACGTTGCTTAAAAAAATGGATATCGCAGTTGACAAACTCGATCATGAAATGGGCAATTTGTCAGAAAAAGATGCAGGGCTTCTGAATGAGTTGTTGGATAGGATCAGGGACTAG
- a CDS encoding sigma-70 family RNA polymerase sigma factor gives MPFNIDEYQKTLFPYAYNILGSAEDAKDVIQDTMIKWQSVDHGKVENQKSYLIRSVINGAINFKGKQKERLSDYPGEWLPEPVYLETEMDRRHILSYSLLVLLEQLTAKERAVFILKESFDFSHAEISELLNISIENCRQIFKRSKQRLNPTAVPHTGKDEAKLKQFVEVMLNGNAEALQQMLTNDIKAVSDGGKEASAARKTIFGPENVRKLLLGIFEKFFKGSEIEISYTTLNHQPALLYTEGNTIHLCQVLQLDESGNIENIYFIRNPEKLKNLIRA, from the coding sequence ATGCCATTTAATATTGACGAGTATCAGAAAACACTTTTTCCCTATGCCTATAATATTTTGGGAAGTGCCGAAGATGCAAAAGATGTCATACAGGACACCATGATCAAGTGGCAAAGTGTAGACCATGGCAAGGTTGAAAATCAAAAATCTTATCTCATCAGATCGGTCATTAATGGCGCCATCAACTTCAAGGGCAAACAAAAAGAAAGGCTCTCCGACTACCCCGGGGAATGGCTGCCTGAACCGGTGTACCTGGAAACGGAGATGGACCGCAGGCATATTCTCTCTTATTCATTACTGGTTTTACTTGAGCAATTAACAGCAAAAGAAAGAGCCGTTTTCATTTTGAAGGAGTCATTCGATTTCAGTCATGCAGAAATATCTGAGCTACTAAACATTTCTATTGAAAATTGTCGTCAGATATTCAAAAGGTCAAAACAAAGGCTAAACCCAACAGCAGTACCTCATACGGGAAAGGACGAAGCTAAACTGAAACAGTTTGTAGAAGTTATGTTAAACGGCAACGCTGAGGCTTTACAGCAGATGCTCACCAACGACATTAAGGCCGTATCCGATGGAGGAAAAGAAGCTTCGGCGGCAAGAAAAACCATTTTTGGCCCTGAGAATGTCAGAAAATTACTGCTTGGGATTTTCGAAAAGTTCTTCAAAGGCTCAGAGATTGAGATAAGCTATACCACGCTGAATCACCAGCCTGCCCTTTTATACACCGAAGGTAATACCATTCATCTTTGCCAGGTATTGCAGCTCGATGAGTCCGGAAATATTGAGAACATCTACTTTATAAGAAATCCTGAAAAGCTAAAGAACCTGATCCGCGCATAA